The sequence CGGCTGGACGCCGCAGCCGCGGGGCGGGCGGGGCTACGCCCCCCACAAGCCTGCCGCACTGGGGTGCGGCCGCGGGCTGGACGCCCGCTCAGGCTTGCGGCTCCCCCCGCCTTCCGGCGGTTCGGCTAGGGGCCGAACGCGCCTCCAGGGGGCTTGCGCTGAACGCGCATCGCCCCCGCTCGATGTCCTATCGAGCGGCTCCCCCGGCGCGAATCATTACCGATATGCCGCCTGAGGCTTTGGCCGGAGTAGCAGCTATGGTTGTGGGCTGGTACGCCCTGCTGCGTAGGGTAGTCATGCGTTGATTGCGCCTCCAAATGAAGCAGATTAGGGTCCGCTCAATGCCATCCCCCTGTGTGTCCCCGGTCGCTTCACGCGCCATCGGGTGGTCGTCTTTTCTTCTGAGGACACTTGCCCCGGTCCTCATGCTGACGGAGGCAACAGCCGGCGGACGATAGGCTTGAACGGTGCGGGATGGGTAGCATAAACCGCGGGGAGACGAGGCCGATGTGTCGTGTTTGCCTCGTCCGTATCAAGCCATTAAAGTTGGGTCGAAAAGACGGCCAAGGAGTGTGGTCATCTATGGTGCTGCCCATCACATCCTTATCAGTGTGTATCGAGCAGGCCTCGCGCGGCGAGCCCGCCCCGGTTGAGCGCATGGGTGTATATCCGGCGCGTAGTCACGTCGCTGTGGCCTGGGAGTTCCTGCACCGTGTGGATCGACCTACCCCGGGTGGGGTTCTACCCCGTCGCTCCAGCCGCCTTCAAGCTGCGGTGCGGCTTTCCTCGGCTGCGCTTGGCGCTAGCACGAACTGGGAGCTAGTGCCTTGATGACAGAGAATCCTTGGGATCGCGTTGAACAGCACCCGGATGACGAAAGCGCGGGCACCCCCTGGTTCTTCGCGGAGACGTACCTTGAGTTTCATCGGGGCCTTGAAGCACTGCTGCAAGAACTTGAGAAACACCGACAGGCTGTGGAGAAACTCGGGTTAACTGCGTCCCCCTTCGAAGAAGAGGTAGACCATCTGCGCAGTATGGTGGACTGGGGCACGGAAAGGCTTGATGCGACGACTGACTCGCGTCATGGAACTATTGCCGTAACGGGCGTGAGTTATGGGTCTCTGAGGTACCTCAAGGCCGGAGTTCTGTATCGTGCTTTTGACGTAGCGAAGCAGAGGTCAGTCCTCCTAGCTAAAAACAGGGTCGTTCCGAGGAGTGTCCTTCGAAGCTTTGACACGCGGATCGAACAGCTTCGAGGTATGGCCGAGATGGGCAAACTCAGTGGACTGAAGCCAGCCGATGTCCTGTTTGAACTGACTGAAGCGCAGGTACCCGCAGGCGATCTGCCGCCACCTCCAAGACTCTTGCAAGCACTACCGCCATCAACGGTTGTGTCGGAGGTCGTAGTAGTCGACGAAGTGCTGAGGAAGCGTTGTCTTCCTTTGCTTCGCGCAATCGACGAAGTAGGAGGAAATGACCAGTATGACTCCGTTATTCGAGAGATGAGCGTGGTCTTGGAGGACAGGGTGCGTGAGATGTCAAGGCACGCGGGCAACGCCTCCGGAGCCGAGCTTCTGGGAATCACAATGGCTCGTGATCCAGTGCTGATTCGATTCAGCCCGGAAAAACACGTCCAAGAAGCGGCGCACTTGTTCTTCCGAGGGTATTCAGGCCTAGTGCGAAACGATGTCATGCATCGCGTCGTCGAGAGCTACACCAGAGAGCGAATGGTGCAACTCCTCGGGACGGTGGACTACCTGCTGTACCTCTTGTCCCAGGCCGAGGTGTCACCCTTAGGAGCGCCATAAAGGTGCCCGCCGAAAAGTCGATCGACACGGATGTCCTATCGGCGGGCTTCGCCCGCCTACTGCTCACCGCCCGTGTCCGACGTTGGCCGATAGAAGGGGATAATGACTATGAGCGCAAGATTAACGATGCAGACGGCAACGTACAGCTTCATTAGGAGCAAAGATATTTCCGGGTTCCTGAGTAGGAACCGTGCCAGCACCGATGCCCGGCAGGCACTTGAACAATGGCGCGCGGCGCGTCCCGGGCGTGGGTATGAAGTCATGTTAAGTGAAGATGAACTGTTACTTGCAAGGCTATCCTGGGAGGATAGCGATGAAGACGCCGGGCCGGATCTTGATGGTCAATGCGGGCAAGTTGGCGTTGAAAGGAGTTTCGAAGGTGCCTGACCATTTTCGTGGATCAGATGCGAAAGCCGCCCAACAATGCGCTCCAATCGGCATCCCTTCTGCCTCTTCGCGGCTCCAGGACCACGGCGGAGCGCGGACATTGTACATATATGATACTGAGATGATGAAATGAGATTTATAGTTAAAGTCGGCAGCGATAGCCCCGCCGAGGAACCTTCGATTCCTGAAGAGGATCTACCTTTATTACTATATCATTACTGTACCATGGAGTCGTTTTTAGCAATTATTCAAAGCAAACGAATTAGGCTATCGAACTCTTTTATACTAAACGACTCTAGAGAAAATACATGGATAAACAATTATATTAACCAAGCAATATCAGACTTCAAAACTAACGAAACTGAAAAGTTCGTAGACGGATTTATTGAATTGTATAATGGCTATAAATTCACGCCATACGTGTCATGCTTTTCCAAAGATGGTGATTCTTTGAGCCAGTGGAGAGCTTATTCGAATGATGCAACTGGAGTTGCGATTGGCTTTAAGCCTAAGTCGACGTCCCCCCATGTTGAGTAGCGCTGGCATTTAGAGTCCGGTTGCCACGGTAGCCGATGCCACGGCCAGTTTTCTTGCATAAGCAGCGGGCGTGAGCCCGCCCAGTCCTTTCTTCGGGCGCTCCTCGTTGTACTCGCGCCGCCAGCCCTCGATGATCTGCTGCGCATGAGCCAGGCTTACAAACCAGTGTTCGTTCAAACATTCATCCCGCAAGCGCCCATTGAACGATTCGATGTACGCGTTCTGGTTCGGCTTTCCAGGCTCAATCAGCCGCAACGCCACCCCTTGGGTATGCGCCCACGTCAGCATGGCTCGGCCGCAAAACTCCTTCCCATTGTCCGTACGCATCACCTGCGGCAGATCGCGCGTCAGAGCCACCCGATCGAGAATCCGCGTCAGCAACTGGCCCCCGATAGCCCGCTCCGCAACCACTGCCACCGACTCATGGGTGGCGTCATCCACAATCGTCAGACACTTGATCACCCGACCATCGGCACTGCGGTCGAACACGAAGTCCATGGACCAGACCTGGTTCGCAGCCCTGGGACGCACCAGCGGCTGGCGCTCTCCCGCCGCCACCTTCTTGCGCTTGCGCCGGCGAAGCTGGAGCCGTGCCTCGCCATAGAGACGCTCGACACGCTTGTGGTTGACCACCAAACCCTCCTGGCGCAGCTTCAGATAGATCATCCCCGCCCCGTAACGCCGGTGGCGATGCGCAAGCGACACGATCCTCTGGCGCAGCTCCACATTGCGGTCCGGGGCCGCTCGGTAGCGCATACTGCTCGCGCTCATGGCCACGCAGCGAAGCGCATGGCGCTCCGTGAGGCCCCGAGCACACATCCAGCGCACCACCTCCCGCCGCGACGGTGCGCCTACCACTTTTTTCGCAGCACCTCACGGGTCACCTCCTGCTCCAGGAGTGCCTCCGCCAACAGCTTCTTGAGCCGCGCATTCTCCTGCTCCAGCGCCTTCAGCCGCCTGGCCTCAGAGACATCCAGCCCCCCGAACTTGCTGCGCCAGAGGTAGAAACTCGCCTCCGAGAACCCGTGCCGCCGGCACAGCTCCTTGACCGCCAGACCCGCCTCCGCCTCACGCAGAAACCCAATGATCTGCTCCTCCGAAAACCGCTTCTTCATGCCCAACCTCCTTCCGATCAGGGGATTGGACTCCAAATCTGCGTGCTACTCAAATACGGGAGGACGTCGAAGTCATTTAATATAAAGTTTCGGCCTCCATTTCCCAATATAAATTTGGACCAAACTCTTGGATTCGTCCCGGTAATATATGGCCATGAATCTCAAGAAGAATTAACTAAAAATGTGTTCCCTGAAACATATAAGAGATATAAAGCTGGTAAAATGGATAAAGAAAATGCTCTTATAAGTTGTGTATATAATTTTAAGAAATTCGCTCCAATTTTCAAGAATCCAGCTTTTCAAGAAGAGTCTGAGTGGAGAATTATTCATACTCCTTTGGTGTTAGGCGACGCTGATGGAAACCTGGAACTACAGTCAGCGTGCTCGGAGATCGGTTACAGAGTAACTAATAATAAGATAATTACACATTTCGAACTTCCTCTTGCCTCTTCGCAACAATACCCAATAGGAGAAATCGTGCTTGGCCCCAAGAATATTTGTGAAGAGTCTTTAATCGAGTTGCTATTGAATGATAATGGATTTAAGAATATAGCCATCTTAAGATCAAGGGCGTCCTACAGATAAATATACAACCAGTCGTTTCACGCGGACTCATGGAAGCTCGGGGGCGGCCTGTACGTTAGCTGCGCATGAAGATCACCGGAAAACAGAGACACTCATGATCCGGTTGGCAATCCGGATCATGGGGTAGTCCTCCCGTGTTGAGTGGCAGTGGCATTTTGAGTTGGGCTTTCCGGTTGCAGTGCTACGTGGAACGGTGAAGACCCTGTAGGTCTTCACTATACGACGTTCCACAGCCCTTCCTGTTGCTTCGCTTGGCCGAGGACTGCCAGCGCCTCTAGAACCTGTTCCACCGCTTTAGTGGGCTTGCGTTTGAAGTGATTGGCGAGGGCGTCGAGAGTTTGCGGGCCATTGCCGAGCAGGGCGCGGATGGTTTGTACCTGTTCGGGCATGGTTTTGGGCCAGGTTTGTTTGCCGCTGCTGGGGGCGGTGGGTTGGCTGACTTGCTCTTCAATGTCGAGCCTGGCGCTTTGCGGGCTGGGGGTGGCCTGGGTCTTGGGGGCCTGGTATTCGTGGCGGAGCCAGCGGATGTGGCCTTGAGCTTCTTCGGCGGCGCGCTGGGCGTTTAGCTCGACGAGGCGGATGAGGAGGGTTTCCTCGGCTTCAGCCTGCTCGGCGGGTTTGTTGGGCAGCGGGGTGGTGGCGCCGGGTTTGCCGACCAATTGGTCGGCAAGATCGCTCCAGCTGTAGGCGTCGAACACAGCTTGGTCGAGGTCGTCGTGCAGTTCGCGCAGC is a genomic window of Thioalkalivibrio thiocyanodenitrificans ARhD 1 containing:
- a CDS encoding TIGR02391 family protein gives rise to the protein MTENPWDRVEQHPDDESAGTPWFFAETYLEFHRGLEALLQELEKHRQAVEKLGLTASPFEEEVDHLRSMVDWGTERLDATTDSRHGTIAVTGVSYGSLRYLKAGVLYRAFDVAKQRSVLLAKNRVVPRSVLRSFDTRIEQLRGMAEMGKLSGLKPADVLFELTEAQVPAGDLPPPPRLLQALPPSTVVSEVVVVDEVLRKRCLPLLRAIDEVGGNDQYDSVIREMSVVLEDRVREMSRHAGNASGAELLGITMARDPVLIRFSPEKHVQEAAHLFFRGYSGLVRNDVMHRVVESYTRERMVQLLGTVDYLLYLLSQAEVSPLGAP
- a CDS encoding IS3 family transposase (programmed frameshift) produces the protein MKKRFSEEQIIGFLREAEAGLAVKELCRRHGFSEASFYLWRSKFGGLDVSEARRLKALEQENARLKKLLAEALLEQEVTREVLRKKLVGAPSRREVVRWMCARGLTERHALRCVAMSASSMRYRAAPDRNVELRQRIVSLAHRHRRYGAGMIYLKLRQEGLVVNHKRVERLYGEARLQLRRRKRKKVAAGERQPLVRPRAANQVWSMDFVFDRSADGRVIKCLTIVDDATHESVAVVAERAIGGQLLTRILDRVALTRDLPQVMRTDNGKEFCGRAMLTWAHTQGVALRLIEPGKPNQNAYIESFNGRLRDECLNEHWFVSLAHAQQIIEGWRREYNEERPKKGLGGLTPAAYARKLAVASATVATGL
- a CDS encoding DUF2971 domain-containing protein, whose product is MLLKYGRTSKSFNIKFRPPFPNINLDQTLGFVPVIYGHESQEELTKNVFPETYKRYKAGKMDKENALISCVYNFKKFAPIFKNPAFQEESEWRIIHTPLVLGDADGNLELQSACSEIGYRVTNNKIITHFELPLASSQQYPIGEIVLGPKNICEESLIELLLNDNGFKNIAILRSRASYR